The DNA window TGATTCTTTTTATCACAGTTATCTTGAATTATATTATGCCAGCGGGAATATTCGATGTGATTGCTGGAATTTCAACAATTACCTTTATCTTTACGTGGATCATTATTTTGGTTGCACATATTAAGTTCCGGCGGCAGAATCCAAAGGGAGTTACGAATTTCAGAATGCCAGGATATCCGATTACTAGTTGGTTAACAATTATTTTCTTCTTGGCAGTTCTAGTGATTTTACTCTTTATTGATTCAACACGAATTCCATTAATCCTTTCAATCGTCATTTTTGCATTGCTTGCTTATGGTTATGGATTTTTGAAGAAGAAAAATTAAAAACTTAGCAGGGGCTCGAAAATTTTGAGTCTCTTTTCTTTTGCATTTAATAATGAATAGTTTAAGAGAGAGCTAAAAAGTAATAGAAAAGTTAATTTTGTTTAATAGTTGGAGGAGATCTAAATCCCGGTGTGACGCGGTTTAATTGTCTTTTTGTTGGGTAGGGATTATACTGAAAGTGTGGAAAGATAGAAGGCCGAATTTAACAAACATCTTCTCATAATAAAACTACTTTGAAGTACGTTAATTAGACTTTTTGCATGAAAATACCAACACCCCACTCCACATGAAACGCTTTAGTTTCCGTAAAAAGTATGTTAGCTAAAAATAATTAGTGGCCATATCTACAACGAACCTATAATGATAAGCTTAAGTTCCTCGTATTAAGCAGATAGATAAGTTACCAAAAATTAAAAATAATAATACTCGGCCTTTCTTCCCACTTCTTCATGGTTGAGAAGCCCGGAATGTTATTTTGATAAACGTCCCGGGCTTCTGCCAGTTTAAACCTTAAATATTTTATGTTATTTCCTGGGAAATACTAAAGTTAGTGAAACTGTAAATTACTTCTCTAAATATTTGAACATTTGCTCAATTGATTTTAATTGAGTATAATAGAAAACCTTGGCAGGGGCAACGGAAAGACACATAGCAAAGATGATTTGCCACGTGTAACTTTCCGTTTCTTTTTGTTAACACATGACAACGTTTTCATAAATTCTAAAAAACTTTGTGAAATTTCCGGAAGTTGAAAAGTTAATAAAATGAGCGAATTGTAAAATTATAATTTAAAAAATGATAAAAATTCACAAATTGTCTACAAAACAGCGCTTTACAGGAAGCAAATTTAAAGATATTCTTAAATAGTTAACTCGCCACAATTGCAATTATAGTATCTTAATTTGGAACGGCTGTTAACGAATATTCTATTTAAGGAGGGTACACAGCCATGTCTATGTATCTTATTATCAACATTATTGGGTTGATTGTCTTTCTTGGAATTGGATGGCTTTTCTCCAAGAATCGAAAGGAAATCAACTGGAAGACTGTAGGAATCATGGTAGTCTTGAACTTACTTTTAGCATGGTTCCTCGTAAGTTCAGCAGCTGGTCGTGCTGGGGTTAAAGCGGCCGCTGATGGTTTTGCTTGGATTGTTAACGTCTCTGCAAAAGGAACTGTGTTTGCATTGGGTGATTGGTACACACCAAAGAACCTTAACTTCATTTGTTCTGCATTGATGCCAATCCTTATGATTGTTCCATTGTTCGATATCTTAAACTACATTGGTGTATTACCATGGATTATTAAGTGGATCGGACGTGGACTTTCATTCATTACTGGTGAACCTAAGTTTGAATCATTCTTTGCTGTAGAAATGATGTTCTTAGGTAACACCGAAGTTTTGGCTGTTTCTGGTATGCAATTACGTGCCATGAACAAGGAACGTAATTTGACGATTGCCATGATGTCAATGTCTTGTGTTACTGCTTCAATTCTTGGTGCATATATTGAAATGATGCCAGGACAATATATTCTGACTGCTGTTCCAATTAATATTATTAACTCATTGATTGCTGTAAGTATGTTAAACCCTGTTAAGGTTCCAGCTGAAGATGACACCATCGAAAAGGTTGGTGCTGAAGTTGACTCTGATAAGCGTGAACCATTCTTCAGTTTCTTGGGAGACTCAATTCTAGGTGCTGGTAAGTTAATCCTTATCATCATTGCTAACGTTGTTGCCTTCGTTGCTTTGGCAGCCTTGATCGATGCTATCTTAGCATTGTTCTGGAAGGACCTTTCACTTGAAAGTATCTTAGGTGTTATCATGTTCCCATTCTCATGGTTACTTGGTTTACCTGTTCACCAAGCATGGATGCTTTCCCAAGATATGGGTATGAAATTGATTACTAACGAATTCGTTGTTATGGGTAAAGTTACTGATGAAATCAACAGTTACGCACCTCACTTGCGGGCTGTCTTGACTGTCTTCGTAACTTCATTTGCCAACTTCGGTACTTTAGGTATGATTATTGGTGCCTTCAAAGGATTAGTTGACAAGGAAAACAACGATTACATTGCTTCAAACATTGGTTACTTAATGCTTTCTGGTATTTTGGTTTCATTATTATCAGCCGCATTTGTTGGTCTCTTTGTTTGGTAGAAATGGAAAAGCAGCTGGCAAGGCTGCTTTTTTCAACATTAAATCCGAAAACGCTTGCACGATAAAAAGGAGATAAAATTATGACTACAAAGATTATTATGGATACTGACCCAGGTATTGATGACGCAGCTGCTTTAACGATGGCTATTAATGATCCATCATTAGACTTGAAATTAGTTACAACAGTTGCCGGTAACGTTACTGCTGATAAAACCACTGCTAACGCTTTGAAGATTATTCACTTCTTCGGTAAGGATATTCCAGTTGCAGCAGGTGCCAAGCAACCATTGATTAAGCCTTTTGAAGATGCTGCCCGAATTCATGGTGAATCAGGAATGCCTGGTTATGACTTTGGTGACGATTATGGTAAGCCACTTGATAAGACTGCTGTTGAAGCACTTCATGACGCAATCATGGCTGAAGATGAAGTCATCCTGGTTCCAACTGGTTCATACACTAACATTGCACTACTCTTTAGCGAATATCCAGAAGTAAAGAGCCACATTAAGCAAATCGTTGCGATGGGTGGTTCATTCTCTGGCGGTAATATGACTAGTGTAGCTGAATTTAACGTCTTCACTGATCCAGATGCTGCTAAGATTATGTACAATGCGGGTGTTCCAATTGTAACTGTTGGATTGGATGTTACCTTAAAGGCGCTCTTAACTGCGGATACGATTGAGAAACTTGGTAGTCTTAATAAGACTGGTGAAATGCTGCATGGATTAATCACGCACTATAATGATGGTAGTGATCAAGGGCGTCCAATGCACGATGTTAATACCATCTTCTATCTTCTTCATCCAGAAGCATTTACTACGAAGGATATGTGGGTTGATGTTCAAACAGACGGTCCAGCAATCGGTGCTACTGTTGGTGATATTCGCGCTGCTTACCATGATGGCAAGACTAACGCAAAAGTTTGTTTAGACATTGATGCTGAATACTTCAATAAGTGGTTCTTAGAAGAAGTAAGCAAAATGAAATAAGATGCTAGGAGGCTGGAAAAATAATCCAGCCCCTTTTTATTACTTTCTAGTGTAAGCGCTTCACGGTATAATGGTAGTAGTTAAAGTAAGGAGGAAATACCAAATGAAGAATATAATGATTGCCGGCGCTGGTGTATTGGGTAGCCAGATTGCATATCAAACGGCTTTATCCGGCTTTAATGTCAGCGTATATAATCACCATATTGATACCGCTGAACGACGGATTAAGGCGTTGAAAAGTGATTATGAACGTGACTTGCATTTGACTGATAAGGAATTTCAACAGGGCCTTGATAATATTAAAGTAATTACTGATGATGTTGCGACCGCGGTTAAAGATGCTGATTTAATGATTGAAGCTTTACCAGAATCGTTAGAGTTAAAGGAACAGTTTTACGAAGAGGTTTCAGGATTAGCCCCTGAAAAAACAATCTTTGCTAGCAACTCCTCTACATTTATCCCTAGCCAACTAGCTCCTTATACTGATCGGCCAGAAAAATTTCTTAATATGCACTTTGCTAACCAAATTTGGAAATTTAATGTGGTCGAAATTATGGGCACCTCCCAAACAAGTCCAGAGGTGATTGAAGAAGCTACAAAGTTTGCCCGGGAAATAAAGATGGTTCCTGTTATTCTTAATAAAGAACAACACGGGTATATTCTGAATTCCCTTTTGATTCCGTTACTTGCATCTGGTCTTAGCTTATGGGCTAAAGGAGTTGCTGATCCAGCGATGATTGATAAGGATTGGATGATTTCGACAGGTGCACCAATGGGACCATTTGGTATTTTAGATATGGTTGGTTTACGGACGGCAGCGCAAATTGAACGGAATGCCTATGCCCAGACTAAGGATGAAAGTCATAAGGAAATTGCCGATAAGATGGAACAGATGATTCAAGAAGGGCACGAAGGAAAAGAATCGGGACAAGGATTTTACAATTATCCCAATCCAGCTTTCATGGATCCAGATTTTCTGAAGCATTAAGATTAAGTATTGAAAACGTTAGGAAGGGGAGCAAGATAAAAGTCACTCGTGACTGCTATCTTACTCCCTTATTTTGCGCTCCAATTTTCACGTAATCCGGTTGCAACAATGGCAAAATTACGGTACAGTAGTAGAGAACGTGAAACAAAAAATGTTTCACGAAAGGAGACCTAATAAATGAATCCTGAACAATTTCAACAAGCATTAGCTGATCATGGTATCACCTTATCAGCAGAACAAATGCAACAATTTGCTGACTATTACCAATTATTAGTTGAAACTAATGAACATGTAAATTTGACACGGATTACTGAAAAGAATGAAGTGTATTTAAAACATTTTTATGACTCAATTACAGGAACGTTTGCTGAACCACGCTTAGAGTGCGAAAAACTGACATTATGTGATATCGGTGCGGGGCTGGCTTTCCTTCCTTACCGTTGAAGATCGCTTTTCCACAATTAAAGGTAACGATTGTCGATTCGTTAAATAAGCGGATTGCTTTTCTTGAAGACTTAGTTACCAAGCTCGGTTTAACTGACGTTACATTGATCCATGATCGGGCAGAAACTTTTAGTGCCAAGAACAGTCCATATCGAGAGAAATTTGATATCGTTACCGCCCGCGCAGTTGCCCGCCTATCAGTTTTAAGCGAATTATGCTTGCCAGCTGTTAAAGTTGGTGGCGAATTTATTGCTTATAAGGCAAGTGCGGCTCCTGAAGAACTTCAACAGGGCGGGACAGCAATTAAACAACTTGGTGGAAAAGTTCAAAAAACGGTGACATTGACTTTACCAGGAACTGATGGAGAACGTAATATTATTGTGATTGATAAGATAAAGGCGACCCCTAAGAAATACCCACGTCGTCCAGGCTTACCAAGTAAAAAACCAATTCAGTAAGATAAGGAGTTGAAAGTATGGCTTTTTCATTATTTGGTATTGGAAAAAATAATTCCGATAATACAAAAAATAAGGTCGTAGAAGTAAAAATTGATCAAATTATTCCTAATCGTTATCAGCCACGGAAGGTATTTGATCAAGACGGTATCCGCGAATTAGCACAAACAATTGACGAACACGGGTTGTTACAACCAATTGTTTTACGTGAATACGAGCCAGCAAAATATGAAATTATTGCTGGGGAACGCCGATACCGGGCGATGAAGCTCTTAAAGTGGGAAAAAGCGCCAGCGATCATTGAAAAGATGAGTGATCAAGAGACTGCTTCGCTTGCCCTCATTGAAAATCTGCAACGGTCGCAATTGAGTTCAGTCGAAGAAGCGCAGGCCTACCGACAATTAATGGATCTGAACCATCTTACCCAATCGCAATTAGCAAAGGGGATGGGGAAGAGTCAGTCCTTTGTTGCTAACAAATTACGGTTGCTGCGTCTGATCACCCCAGTCCAAACAGCTATTTTAGATCACCGGATTACGGAACGTCATGGTCGAGCATTATTAGATTTAGATGAAAAACAACAATGTGATATGTTAATGCGGATTGTTAATGAACGGTTAACAGTTCGGCAGACAGAAGATGAAGTTGCTCGCTTATTAGGGCGTCCGTTACCTTCAGAAATTGCAGAATTAAAAGCAGCCGCTAAGCGCAAAGAATTAGCTTCTATTGAGGACCATGCTGAAGAAACAGCAGACGTTGAAGAGGTACCAGTAGAAAAGCCTGCAGAAAAGAGGCGCGCTCCTAAACGAAAGACAGCTAAGAAGGCCCGAAGCAAAAAAACTCAGCAGGCTAATGATGCGCGTTTAGCTTTAAATACGATTAAAAAGTCAATTAAGCTGGCGACAAATGAAGGCTTTGAAATTAAAATGCATGAGAAGGAAAACGGCGATACTTATCAATTAACAATTGAGATTCCGAAGAAACAGTAGGGAGGCCAAAAAATGGGTTCTGTAATTGCCCTTGCAAATCAAAAAGGCGGTGTTGGTAAAACAACAACGAGTGTTAATTTGGGTGCATGCTTAGCTGAGACTGGCCAGCGCGTCTTATTAATTGATCTTGATCCTCAAGGAAATGCAACTAGTGGTTTGGGCGTTGAAAAACAGAATATTAAGCAAAGTATTTATGACGTTTTAATTAATGAAGTGCCATTAGAGGATGTCATTCAAAAGACAAGTCACGTAGGAGTTGATATTGCTCCCACAACAATTGCTTTATCCGGGGCCGAAGTAGAATTAACTAATTTAATGGCCCGGGAAACACGGCTTAAAGATTCGTTTGGTGAAATTCGTCAAAAATATGATTTTATTTTAATCGATTGCCCACCATCCTTGGGGCTCCTGACGATTAATGCATTTACTGCTTGTGACTCAATTCTGATTCCTGTCCAAAGTGAATATTATGCCTTGGAAGGATTAAGTCAGCTTTTAAATACCATCAAGCTTGTTCGTAAACACTTCAATCCGCAACTTAAGATTGAAGGGGTCCTTTTGACAATGTTTGATCGGCGCACAAACCTTGGACAACAGGTAAATTCTGAGGTCAAAAAGTTTTTTGGGGACCAGGTTTATGATACGATTATCCCTCGTAATGTTCGTTTATCGGAGGCACCTAGTCACGGCTTAGCAATTATTGATTATGATAAAAATTCAACGGGGGCGCACGTCTACCAACAATTAGCAAAGGAAGTGTTGGCTAACCATGGCAAAGAATAAAAAAGGTGGGCTTGGCCGAGGTATTGAAGCCCTCTTTGCAGAAAATGAAGTAACTGAACTTGCGGATGAAACGGTTCAAGATATCAAGCTATCGTTAATTCATCCTAATCCCTATCAACCACGGCGAACGTTTGATAAAGAGGCGTTGGCAGAGTTAGCTTCATCGATTGAAAAATCAGGGGTGTTTCAACCAATTATTCTGCGACAAACGGATCCAAAAATTAACCGTTATGAGCTAATCGCTGGGGAGCGACGGTTTAGGGCTTCTAAGATCGCCAAACAGAAAACTATCCCAGCAATTGTGCGTAAGATGAGCGATGACCAGATGATGGAAATCGCGGTTCTCGAAAACCTTCAACGTGAAGACCTTACACCACTTGAAGAAGCGCAAGCCTACCAGATGTTAATGGATAAATTGTCATTAACACAGGCACAGGTGGCAAGCAGACTAGGAAAGAGTCGGCCTTATATTGCCAATTACTTGCGATTACTAGGGTTACCAAAAGTGATCAAAGAGTTTCTTAATACTGGCAAACTATCGATGGGTCAAGCACGGACAATTCTCGGTTTAAAAGATAAGACAAAACTTGTTCCGCTTGCCCAACGAGCTGTCGAACAAAATCTTACAGTGCGACAATTAGAAGAGATTGTAACGCAGACTAATGGAACGGCCAAAAAGAAAGAAGAACGGCGGACGCAACGAAAACCAATCTATATTCGAGAAGCTGAATCACAGTTGCAGAGTAAATTTGGTACAAAAGTTGCTGTCGCGCAAAGTCGGAAAAAAGGCGCAGGAAAGATCGAAATACCTTATACGTCAAATGAAGACTTTACTCGAATTCTTGAATTATTAAATATAACCTTAGATTAAGGAGGAATAACTCATGGCAGCATATGATAAAGGTGACATTGTAATGATGAAAAAGGCTCACCCGTGTGGAACTAACCGCTGGAAGATTACACGAGTGGGTGCAGATATTAAAATTGAATGCCAAGGCTGTGGTCATATTGTCATGATGACCCGTCAAAAATTTGATAAGGGATTAAAAAAGGTTATCGAAAAAGCGGATCAAGATGATTAATATTTTTAATGATTGATGATCACAAATAACTAATTGTAGATTAAAATAATAAATGATTAATTGAAAAGGAAAGTGAACAATTTATGTCATTAACTGCAGGAATCGTTGGCTTGCCAAACGTTGGTAAATCAACACTTTTTAACGCAATTACTAAAGCTGGTGCCGAAATGGCTAACTACCCATTTGCAACAATCGATCCCAATGTGGGGATGGTTGAAGTTCCAGATAGTCGACTTGACCGGATCCAGGAATTAATTCCAGCGAAGAAGATCGTCCCAACTACCTTTGAATTTACCGATATTGCCGGAATTGTTAAGGGTGCTAGTAAAGGTGAAGGGCTTGGGAACAAGTTCTTGGAAAATATTCGTCAAACTGATGCAATTGTTCATGTTGTGCGAGCATTTGATGATAATGATATTACTAGTGTTTCTGGTAAAGTGGATCCAATTGAAGATATCGATACTATCAACTTAGAATTAGTAATGGCTGACTTAGATGCTGTTAATAAGCGCTTGGCAAAAGTACAGCGGGCTGCTAAGGGTCGTGATAAGGATGCTTTAGCAGAATTAGAAGTGCTCAATAAGATTAAACCAGTTCTTGAAGATGGCAAGGGTGTTCGCTCAATTGATT is part of the Limosilactobacillus reuteri genome and encodes:
- a CDS encoding NupC/NupG family nucleoside CNT transporter, translated to MYLIINIIGLIVFLGIGWLFSKNRKEINWKTVGIMVVLNLLLAWFLVSSAAGRAGVKAAADGFAWIVNVSAKGTVFALGDWYTPKNLNFICSALMPILMIVPLFDILNYIGVLPWIIKWIGRGLSFITGEPKFESFFAVEMMFLGNTEVLAVSGMQLRAMNKERNLTIAMMSMSCVTASILGAYIEMMPGQYILTAVPINIINSLIAVSMLNPVKVPAEDDTIEKVGAEVDSDKREPFFSFLGDSILGAGKLILIIIANVVAFVALAALIDAILALFWKDLSLESILGVIMFPFSWLLGLPVHQAWMLSQDMGMKLITNEFVVMGKVTDEINSYAPHLRAVLTVFVTSFANFGTLGMIIGAFKGLVDKENNDYIASNIGYLMLSGILVSLLSAAFVGLFVW
- the rihC gene encoding ribonucleoside hydrolase RihC, whose product is MTTKIIMDTDPGIDDAAALTMAINDPSLDLKLVTTVAGNVTADKTTANALKIIHFFGKDIPVAAGAKQPLIKPFEDAARIHGESGMPGYDFGDDYGKPLDKTAVEALHDAIMAEDEVILVPTGSYTNIALLFSEYPEVKSHIKQIVAMGGSFSGGNMTSVAEFNVFTDPDAAKIMYNAGVPIVTVGLDVTLKALLTADTIEKLGSLNKTGEMLHGLITHYNDGSDQGRPMHDVNTIFYLLHPEAFTTKDMWVDVQTDGPAIGATVGDIRAAYHDGKTNAKVCLDIDAEYFNKWFLEEVSKMK
- a CDS encoding 3-hydroxyacyl-CoA dehydrogenase; its protein translation is MKNIMIAGAGVLGSQIAYQTALSGFNVSVYNHHIDTAERRIKALKSDYERDLHLTDKEFQQGLDNIKVITDDVATAVKDADLMIEALPESLELKEQFYEEVSGLAPEKTIFASNSSTFIPSQLAPYTDRPEKFLNMHFANQIWKFNVVEIMGTSQTSPEVIEEATKFAREIKMVPVILNKEQHGYILNSLLIPLLASGLSLWAKGVADPAMIDKDWMISTGAPMGPFGILDMVGLRTAAQIERNAYAQTKDESHKEIADKMEQMIQEGHEGKESGQGFYNYPNPAFMDPDFLKH
- a CDS encoding ParB/RepB/Spo0J family partition protein yields the protein MAFSLFGIGKNNSDNTKNKVVEVKIDQIIPNRYQPRKVFDQDGIRELAQTIDEHGLLQPIVLREYEPAKYEIIAGERRYRAMKLLKWEKAPAIIEKMSDQETASLALIENLQRSQLSSVEEAQAYRQLMDLNHLTQSQLAKGMGKSQSFVANKLRLLRLITPVQTAILDHRITERHGRALLDLDEKQQCDMLMRIVNERLTVRQTEDEVARLLGRPLPSEIAELKAAAKRKELASIEDHAEETADVEEVPVEKPAEKRRAPKRKTAKKARSKKTQQANDARLALNTIKKSIKLATNEGFEIKMHEKENGDTYQLTIEIPKKQ
- a CDS encoding ParA family protein; amino-acid sequence: MGSVIALANQKGGVGKTTTSVNLGACLAETGQRVLLIDLDPQGNATSGLGVEKQNIKQSIYDVLINEVPLEDVIQKTSHVGVDIAPTTIALSGAEVELTNLMARETRLKDSFGEIRQKYDFILIDCPPSLGLLTINAFTACDSILIPVQSEYYALEGLSQLLNTIKLVRKHFNPQLKIEGVLLTMFDRRTNLGQQVNSEVKKFFGDQVYDTIIPRNVRLSEAPSHGLAIIDYDKNSTGAHVYQQLAKEVLANHGKE
- a CDS encoding ParB/RepB/Spo0J family partition protein — protein: MAKNKKGGLGRGIEALFAENEVTELADETVQDIKLSLIHPNPYQPRRTFDKEALAELASSIEKSGVFQPIILRQTDPKINRYELIAGERRFRASKIAKQKTIPAIVRKMSDDQMMEIAVLENLQREDLTPLEEAQAYQMLMDKLSLTQAQVASRLGKSRPYIANYLRLLGLPKVIKEFLNTGKLSMGQARTILGLKDKTKLVPLAQRAVEQNLTVRQLEEIVTQTNGTAKKKEERRTQRKPIYIREAESQLQSKFGTKVAVAQSRKKGAGKIEIPYTSNEDFTRILELLNITLD
- a CDS encoding DUF951 domain-containing protein, which produces MAAYDKGDIVMMKKAHPCGTNRWKITRVGADIKIECQGCGHIVMMTRQKFDKGLKKVIEKADQDD